In one Musa acuminata AAA Group cultivar baxijiao chromosome BXJ2-5, Cavendish_Baxijiao_AAA, whole genome shotgun sequence genomic region, the following are encoded:
- the LOC103974572 gene encoding protein RGF1 INDUCIBLE TRANSCRIPTION FACTOR 1-like yields MTKKKTTSERAAWLSQLLGSEFFGACEEHKEMRKCEINTYCVDCQGCLCPHCLAPHRAHRLLQIRRYVYQDVVRILDMQRLLDCSKVQPYTVNSAKVVLLNPRKQSKPSKPNLGVPVCEVCRRSIADPNRYCSIACKTSGSWQSEDALVAVAVADVESSESESFLPHLTSDVGSSSSSSPPGSLGAGKDWNPDSPPRSRRTRPRKGIPRRAPLF; encoded by the exons AtgacgaagaagaagacgacgtcGGAGAGGGCGGCATGGCTGTCACAGCTACTGGGTAGCGAGTTCTTCGGGGCGTGCGAGGAGCACAAGGAGATGAGGAAGTGCGAGATCAACACGTACTGCGTCGACTGTCAGGGCTGCCTGTGTCCCCACTGCCTCGCGCCGCACCGCGCCCACCGTCTCCTCCAGATCCGGCGCTACGTCTACCAGGACGTCGTCCGCATCCTCGACATGCAAAGGCTCCTCGACTGCTCCAAAGTCCAG CCATACACTGTGAACAGTGCGAAGGTGGTGCTGCTGAACCCCCGGAAGCAATCCAAGCCATCGAAACCCAACCTCGGAGTCCCAGTTTGTGAGGTCTGTCGTCGGTCTATCGCCGACCCAAATCGCTACTGCTCCATTGCGTGCAAGACGAGTGGTTCTTGGCAATCGGAAGACGCtctcgtcgccgtcgccgtcgccgacgTCGAGTCCAGCGAATCAGAGTCCTTCCTGCCGCATCTGACGTCCGACgttggctcttcttcttcttcctcgcccCCCGGATCGCTCGGCGCCGGCAAGGATTGGAATCCCGACTCACCTCCTCGAAGCCGAAGGACGCGTCCGAGGAAAGGAATCCCCCGAAGGGCGCCACTTTTCTGA